In the genome of Acidobacteriota bacterium, one region contains:
- the thiS gene encoding sulfur carrier protein ThiS: protein MEIQVNGEPQRIAAEATLNAFIVQLGLAQERLAIELNLDIVPRPRWHETVLRQGDKLEIVHFVGGG from the coding sequence ATCGAAATTCAAGTCAACGGCGAACCGCAACGCATCGCCGCCGAGGCTACGCTAAATGCATTCATCGTCCAGTTAGGCTTGGCGCAAGAGCGCCTGGCGATTGAATTGAACCTGGACATCGTGCCGCGCCCGCGTTGGCACGAGACTGTATTACGCCAGGGAGACAAACTGGAGATTGTGCATTTTGTGGGTGGCGGCTAA